The Pseudanabaena yagii GIHE-NHR1 genome segment TAATTGACTATCCTCAAGGCGCACAGGGTAAACCAGTTTTACAGTCTTGCAATATCACCACTCACCTCTCTGAAGGCATTCTCGATCGCACTGCCGCAGGAGCTTTATAAAGCAAATAGGGCATATGCCCTATTTGCTTCAGCCCTTAAGAGAGACGCATTTTCTGCTAATTTGGTGTAAAGGATTTATTTTGGTATTTTGTTTTAGTACTTGGAGTTAAAAAAATGACTATTTTATTTCAGCTTTTATTAGCTGCATTTGTGCTGTTTTCCTTCGTTTTGGTGATTGGCGTACCCGTCGCATACGCATCTCCTAGCTCTTGGAATCAAACCAAGCCCCTCTTGTTTCTTGGCTCCCTAATTTGGGTAGCTTTTGTCATTGTTATCGGCATCTTAAATTCTTTTGTAGCTTAATCAATATTTGATGGAGCGCCAAGCGCTCCATCAAATAATTAAATTTTCATTTTTGACTTTACTTTTGACTTAAATTTAACTCTATGGCAGTTTTTGAAGGTAGCTTTACCAATACTGATAGTTTGCGTTTTGCGATCGTGGTTGCTCGGTTTAATGACCTGATCGTTGGTAAGCTCCTCCAAGGATGTCAAGACTCACTATTGCGCCATGGCGTTGATGTCTCTGAAAATGGCAGTCAAGTTGACTACGCATGGGTTCCTGGTAGTTTGGAAATATCCATGGTGGCAAAGGAACTAGCCGTTTCAGGACGCTATGATGCAATTATTTGCTTAGGTGCGGTCATTCGTGGCGATACACCCCACTTTGATTATGTATCCAATGAAGTTTCTAAGGGTGTTGCTGCCGCCTCTTTTCAAACAGGCGTGCCAATTATTTTCGGGGTATTGACGACTGACACGATGCAGCAAGCTCTCGAACGCGCTGGCATCAAGAGCA includes the following:
- the psbZ gene encoding photosystem II reaction center protein PsbZ, which produces MTILFQLLLAAFVLFSFVLVIGVPVAYASPSSWNQTKPLLFLGSLIWVAFVIVIGILNSFVA
- the ribH gene encoding 6,7-dimethyl-8-ribityllumazine synthase, with translation MAVFEGSFTNTDSLRFAIVVARFNDLIVGKLLQGCQDSLLRHGVDVSENGSQVDYAWVPGSLEISMVAKELAVSGRYDAIICLGAVIRGDTPHFDYVSNEVSKGVAAASFQTGVPIIFGVLTTDTMQQALERAGIKSNKGWEFGMGAIEMANLMRQIRSKSA